A stretch of the Camelina sativa cultivar DH55 unplaced genomic scaffold, Cs unpScaffold00940, whole genome shotgun sequence genome encodes the following:
- the LOC109125037 gene encoding uncharacterized protein LOC109125037: MNSPRSASSNPSAGSHLRRATTSESSGSTRSVRRRTRSPRPSDSSSTDSDAAQFEEIKRRLAPGSAVPSSSGLTFKIPSLIDEPMNDGLSSPNLDDVPLPTVNLFNHMPATSIKIDAAVDALRIGKLKVDVTVVADRPRKLNTKPKILIPNAFQRPWDAPSGFICLSEKYFTECGLTFPLPSFLMTYFARRKAAISQFAPATFRNAVGLSIMAEAARVKLTCDHFEELTCLNPSSREKTPGLYYVASGKKTTLVEGAKGKTYNWKGSYFFLEVAAGVMEDPSIPWFSGWNPSPVVIPRCLLPYPSSFRAEIDAIKLRCPFVWPGTEGRKDRPRKLASSRRPRAETMGKLNLNVPNASARYRQAPEPSSRSAPRQDVRRGSDPPAAGSSKKVPASPRRAVDDPSRTRQRSPPPNRHTGPEETLPRRKVDGTPGRIADPPQRSQKRKDGPEQEPSVSLKKSKSSFFC; encoded by the exons ATGAATTCCCCTCGATCCGCGTCGTCCAATCCCTCTGCCGGAAGTCACCTTCGACGAGCGACGACTTCTGAATCTAGCGGCTCTACCAGGTCTGTTCGCCGTCGAACTCGTTCTCCAAGACCTTCTGACTCGTCTTCGACGGATTCAGACGCGGCTCAATTCGAAGAGATAAAGCGTCGTCTTGCTCCCGGATCTGCGGTCCCTAGCTCTTCTGGGCTTACTTTCAAGATTCCTTCCCTGATAGACGAGCCTATGAACGATGGCTTGTCTTCTCCTAATTTGGACGACGTCCCTTTGCCGACCGTGAATCTCTTCAATCATATGCCGGCGACGTCGATAAAAATTGATGCGGCAGTTGACGCACTTCGTATCGGGAAATTAAAAGTTGATGTGACAGTTGTTGCGGATCGTCCCAGGAAACTGAACACGAAACCGAAGATCTTGATTCCGAACGCCTTTCAACGTCCCTGGGATGCACCTTCCGGTTTTATTTGTCTTTCAGAGAAATACTTCACCGAGTGCGGACTCACCTTTCCTCTTCCGTCTTTTTTGATGACGTATTTTGCTCGTCGAAAGGCGGCTATTTCCCAATTTGCCCCGGCGACCTTTCGAAATGCTGTCGGTCTTTCGATCATGGCCGAGGCTGCAAGGGTCAAGCTCACTTGTGATCACTTTGAAGAGTTGACGTGTCTGAATCCGTCGAGTCGGGAGAAGACTCCCGGGCTTTATTACGTAGCCTCGGGAAAGAAGACGACGCTCGTCGAGGGTGCCAAGGGTAAAACGTATAACTGGAAAGGCTCATATTTCTTTTTGGAAGTTGCCGCGGGGGTTATGGAGGATCCGTCGATCCCttggttttctgggtggaaccctTCACCCG ttgttaTTCCGAGGTGTTTGCTTCCATACCCTTCTTCTTTCCGAGCTGAAATAGACGCGATTAAGCTCCGCTGCCCATTCGTTTGGCCGGGAACCGAGGGTAGAAAGGATCGTCCGCGGAAGTTAGCATCTAGCCGAAGACCAAGGG ctgAGACTATGGGGAAACTGAATTTGAACGTTCCTAATGCATCCGCTCGCTATCGCCAAGCTCCAGAGCCGTCGTCTCGGTCGGCTCCCCGACAGGATGTTCGTCGAGGTTCCGATCCCCCAGCTGCAGGATCGTCCAAAAAGGTCCCCGCTTCCCCTCGTCGAGCTGTGGATGATCCTTCGCGGACGCGTCAAAGGTCTCCCCCGCCTAACCGCCATACTGGCCCTGAAGAGACGCTCCCAAGGAGGAAGGTGGACGGGACTCCTGGTCGCATTGCCGACCCTCCACAAAGGTCACAGAAAAGGAAAGATGGCCCTGAACAAGAGCCATCTGTCTCGCTAAAGAAGTCGAA GTCGTCTTTCTTCTGTTGA
- the LOC104774001 gene encoding uncharacterized protein LOC104774001 → MKESDAVTEVAQASFEFIARINRMATRYERRVRDLERSGASNERIERLEAQLGEAVRSNQRLSDLVAKLEHHRSGLIKERDSLSTKLKESEASCNGLKLTLSSETRRLRDRRDEYGHHERINAFHEVAGRVQRLLAKHKSHAEAVEASREKFLEYNQAVGNVQMLETLAAEGRISLLDEELKGQVVTVMNQLKDEVEEFDLPDISEADFDLSQIFAGPLPPIPTWIASPISGNTEGHTDEGGDEGSESGEIGGEELDEQEQVDDRPSDGVEAQVTDQPSHGVEEQVPDCSAGGLPRPSTPGRESPVAGLVS, encoded by the exons ATGAAAGAGTCCGATGCTGTCACTGAAGTTGCTCAAGCGTCTTTTGAG tttattgcGCGTATTAACCGCATGGCTACCCGCTACGAACGTCGTGTTCGAGACCTGGAACGTTCAGGGGCGTCGAATGAGAGGATTGAGCGCCTCGAGGCTCAATTGGGGGAGGCAGTTCGGTCCAACCAGAGGCTTAGCGACCTTGTGGCCAAGCTCGAACATCACCGGAGTGGGCTTATCAAAGAACGGGATTCTCTTTCGACGAAGCTTAAGGAGTCCGAAGCTTCCTGCAATGGTCTGAAGCTAACCCTTAGCTCGGAGACGAGAAGGCTCAGGGATCGGCGTGATGAATATGGGCACCATGAGCGAATCAATGCCTTTCACGAGGTGGCCGGTCGTGTGCAGAGGCTCCTAGCGAAGCACAAAAGCCACGCCGAAGCGGTTGAAGCGTCGCGGGAGAAATTCCTCGAATACAACCAAGCTGTTGGGAACGTTCAAATGCTGGAGACGCTCGCCGCCGAGGGTCGAATTTCCTTGCTTGATGAGGAGCTTAAGGGCCAGGTCGTGACCGTGATGAATCAGCTGAAGGACGAGGTTGAAGAGTTTGATCTGCCAGACATCTCCGAGGCTGATTTTGACTTGTCTCAGATTTTCGCCGGGCCTCTCCCCCCAATTCCGACTTGGATCGCTTCCCCAATCAGCGGGAATACGGAGGGTCATACTGATGAGGGCGGGGATGAAGGGTCGGAGAGTGGGGAGATCGGGGGCGAAGAACTGGACGAGCAGGAGCAGGTTGACGACCGTCCTTCGGATGGGGTTGAGGCGCAAGTCACCGACCAACCTTCTCATGGAGTCGAGGAGCAGGTTCCGGACTGTTCTGCTGGTGGGTTACCTCGTCCTTCCACTCCTGGGCGCGAGTCTCCGGTTGCTGGTCTAGTCTCGTGA